GCTGTGGCCGGGAAGGCACTCTCCGCTGCAGCGTACCAACTCAAAACCGCGTCAATAGCCACGAGAGCTACCAACAAGTAGAGGAGGACGCGTGCTGATCTCAACCTAGCCCCCAGCGTAGGGGACACACGCACCGTTTAATTGAGCATAGCTGAAACCAAGAAGCTGGACACGAGACGCACTATCCATGCAACCCTCCCGAGGTAGACACACTGCAGCCTAACAACGCCCCATTGCTACCCCAAAATCGACAACTTGACACGATGCTAGAGAATAGAGCCTATGCACCCCGACATGCTTATCTCTACGCGGTTAAGCAGGAAGAGGCCCGCTCTTCGCCAGGGTGGAAGCTCCTTTAGGCTCTTAGGAGAGGCTCATAACATATGCCGGAGTTCTCGGACGGCGCCAAGCTGTAATAGGTTGGTGCAAGTGTTACCCGGCACTTGTCGCCGGATGCACTCTCGCCGTGTACCACTCGTTATACGTGCGTGCGTTACGGTTGCTATGAGGCACTGTCTCATCCAGGCCTACGACCTTGGCTACCTCTTTCAGGAGTCTCTCGCACTCCTCGTTCTCGCATAACGCTCTGAGTATGTCTAGTGGGTTGAGCCCCTGCCTTGCGAGAGCCGCTACACGCTCCATAACGACGGGTGCCGCCTTATTGACGTCCTCCCCGCCTCTCACGTAGACGAGCTTCCCTGGCTCCAGGCCGCTGGGCCTGACGCCATACCTGCTGGAGTGTATAGCGGCGAGCTGCTTCACACTAGGCTTGCTGTACCCCAGAACGTCTATGCCTAGCACGAAGAATGCTAGATCGTACGCTGGCCGCGGGAGACCGGAACCACGATAAGCGTTGACAACGTATACCAGGCTGCTCTTGACGCCCCTTACTAGTCTCAGTGTCGCCGCTAGCGTGGCCCACCCTCTCCTACCAGCATCGAGCACAAGTATACCACCTCGACTCTCGCTTAGGATCTTCTCAGCCACACTAGTGTCGTATAGCGGCAGTGAGGTGCCTGCACCGCCTGCGCCCCAGTAGCCCTCAAGCAACGCCATGTACGCGTCTAGTAGTAGGTCGCTCCTAACACCGAGTACTATGGGAGGGAGGCAGTAGAGCATATCCGGGCACTCCGAGGCTACAGCCTCACCAAGCTTTAACAACAGAGCCTCTATGCGCCTACACTCCCCGCATAGACTGAAGTCGATCACGCTCTCCACTAGCGCGGGGCCGTTAGAAGCGAGCCTAGCAAGTCTACCCTTGAGCCTCTCGACAACACTGCCAGCCGTATCTCTCGGTGCCAGAGTGACACGGTAAGCGGGCGCCCCATGCCCACCCCTAACCGCAAGGACGGGGTTCACCGCGACAGCAGGTGTTCTAAACTCAAAGCCTCTCATCACAACACGCATCACGCGTAATGGCTCCTCTTTCTCAACCAGAAACTCCAGTTGCAAAACAACCCCATCTTGTATCCAACCGGGCCAATGGTACAGGGGCATTCACATGCACTAATGGTTTTTAGATGGCTCTGCCACCTACAGCAACGCTCTTCACTCTAACGTGTGGGCCACCGTCGCTAACGTACACCATTTGCACCTTCCCGCACATGCCGTAGTGTAGCTCAAAGTCCTTGCCAACAGCATCTATGTTCATGAGCGTCTCTAGCGTGTTGCCGGAGATGCTGAGCCCGCGGACAGGCTCACCAATCTCGCCATTTACTATCTCGTAGGCCTCCTGTACTCCAACTTGGAAGTTGCCATCCGTGTTAGCCTGGCCGCCCAGGTGCGACACGAGGTAATACCCGAACTTTATGCCCTCGAATAGCTCCTCAACGCTATGATCGCCCGGCAGCATCACAGTATTCCTCATCCTTATCAACGGCGGCACCCTGAAGCTCTCTGCCCGCGCGTTACCCGTGGGGTCCGTGCCAAGTATGGAGGCGTAGACGCGGTCTACCATCAGCTGTTTGAGTATACCCTTCTCGACTAGTACAGCTCTCGCTGCCGATACGCCCTCGTCGTCAAACTTGAATGTGCCGAAGCCATCGTCTAACGTCGGGTCGTCAACTATGCTGACATGTTCGCTTGCAACCTTCTGACCCAGTTTACCCTTCACGACGCTACCCGCGAGGGTGAGGTCAGCCTCGGTGAGGTGCCCGAAAGCCTCATGCACGAATACACCCAGCACCTCCGGAGCAATCACGACCGGGTAGTTGCCTGCCTTTGGCGTCTTGGCTCGCAGCTGCTTCTCCAGCCTAGAGGCCACAGTCTTCGCGATATCCTCTATGCTCTTCTTCGACCATAGCGCGTAGCCCCTCGTGGTGCCAACACGCTCGATAGCCTCAGCCATCACATCACCCTCCCTTGCCGTCGCGACAACACCAAGGTATGTGATGTTCTTCTCCTCTCTGATCTTCCTACCCTCTGTGCTCACATAGATCTTCACGCTAGTCAACTCGCGGTATATGATATCGCGGCTCTTGATGCTCTTAAGGAGGTTTGTCAGCGTCCTATCCAACTCCATGAGGTCCTTAACCTTCTCCTCTATGCTAACGTCGCGGGGGTCACGGCTTACAGGCCATACATGCTCGGCTTCCAAAGCGTCAAGCAGGTACGGCCTGACGTTCATCCTTTTTGGGCTGGCAGCCATCGCCCTCGCCATACTATAGGCTTCGTGCAACGCCTTCCTCAGCGACTCGAGGTCGAGCCTAGTAGTGTAGGCGAACCCATAGCCGCCGTCCACGAACACTCTTACAGACGCGCCGCGATCGACACCCGGGCTGATAGTATCCACGGTACCATCACGAAGCCGGATATAGAGCAGGTCGTTATGCTCTACCCGAACATCCGCGAGTATCACGCCCTGGAGCTTCTCAGCCTCAACCATAAGCTTCTCTGCGATTTCTGTTACTCCATTGAGGCTCATCTCTTCCAACCTCACACGGTAATCGAGGTGTTCGGCTGGTTAAACGGATAGCCTCGGCTCACAACCGACGCCAGGGCCTCTAGGCGGAGCGACCATCACACCATCGTACACCTTGCAGGCTGCCGGGTCCCGCTCCAGGAGGAGCGGCGCGTCCAAGTCGACAAACGACGGCTTGACTGTAGAGACGGCATGAACAGCATGACTTATACCGAGGCTAGTCTCGAGCATACAACCTACCATCGCCTCTAGACCCATATCGACACTAGCCTGGAGTATCCGCGCTGCGCGCAACGGCCCACCAACGCGAGACACCTTCACGTTGACAACGCCCCGGAACCCGAGCCCGACAAGCTCCGCCAGGTCGTGCATGTCCATTACGCTCTCATCAACGGCTATCGGTATAGGGGAGCGCCTGGATAGCTCGGCTAGACCCCTTAGATCCCACGCCGGTAGAGGCTGCTCGACGAGCATTACTCCGAGAGACTCCAGCCTCGGTATCACCTTGTTAGCCGCCGCTAGGCTCCACGCCTGGTTAGCATCAACCATTATCTCCGCGTCATCCCCGACAGCCTTGCGCACCGCCTCGACGCGCGCAATGTCGAGCGAAGGGGGCCCACCCAGCTTCAACTTGAGACGACGGAAGCCCTTTTCCACAGCCTCAGCAGCCTTTGACGCCATCACCTCTGGCTCGTCAAGGCTTATAGTGAAGCTTGTCCGGAGAGGTTCACTCCTACAGCCCCCGAGTAGCGCGCAGAGCGGCGCTCCAATGCTCCTCGAGTACGCGTCTAGAAGCGCAGACTCTAGCGCGGCCCTCGCAGCGGGAGAGCGTGGCAAGAGCCTCGAGAGTAGCTCTAGAGCGTCGCTTAGCTCCTCCGGGAGGCGTATGCCTGGCAAGTGTTGAGAGGCTATTCTAGCCGCCTCTAGAGCCGCGCGTGGATACTCGCCGGTTATGCGCGGGGCTGGCGCCCCCTCACCCCACCCGACACTCCCATCGTCAAGAGTAACTTTGACATAGAGAGTCTCGACCCTGGTCTCGGCGCCAAGCGCGATACGGAAGACGCCACGAACACGAACCTCTAGCGTGAAAACCTCGACGCTGGACACGCGCGGCAGGGCCTGCACCCTAAAAAGCCTCAGAAGCCCTCGGAGATAATCCTCTCAGCCACCTTGCCCATCCCGTGTATGAGCGGGTCAACCGCCGGCGCCGAGAACCTCTCCTCATAGAACTTTGCCACTTCATCAGCCTTGCCACGGTAGTGCTCGCTAGTGTTGAGGGCCAATCCGGCTAGCCTAGCCGAGGGGTACGGGTTAAGCCTCATTAGCATCTCTAGCTCCTCCTCGGGCTCCGGCATAGGCAGCCCGAGGTGCTCGAAGGCCGCCCTCACCCTCCTCCCCGGCACGTGCGCCAATACTATGTGGGTGGGAGAGACGCCACGAAGTATACCAAGGCTTACGTGCCCATAAGCCGGGTGTAGTATCGCAGCCTGCCCCTCGACAACGATAACCTCGCAGCCGTCCCCATCCGCCTCTACGACGAACTTCTCCACAACACCGGCGATAAAGTCGGAAGGTATAGCGTCTATCACCGCTCCCCTAGCGCCGAGAAGGAGCATAGTCTGCCCCGTGCCGACCATACAGGCTTTCACACCACGCCTCTTAAGCTCCAGGTATAGCTCCATAGTCGCGATGTTCTTGCCGGCCTCACAGTCAGTCCCGGCGACCAAGACGCGCTTGGCACGCGTCTTTAGCACGGAGCCGTCCCATATGCGGAATAGGCTCTTGTCAGGCTTCCTCACGTCGACTATGCGGGCGCCGCTCTTCTTGGCAGCTTCTACCGCCTCGGGATCCTCCGAGAGGAAGTGATGGAGACCATTGTAGACGTCTAGGCCCTCCTCGAGAGCACGGATAATGTCTCTCTTCCACCCTGGCGGTATATACCCGCCGACAGTAGCCGCGCCGATGATAAACGCCCTCGGCTTGTACCTCAACGCGTCCTCTAGGCTAGCCACGACGGGTATTCCGCGAGGCCCAACACCCACAACCTCACCAGCATCTCTACCCGCATTCTCCGGGTCAACAACCGCGACAATCTCAAACCTCTCGCCACCCTTGTATATCACGAGATCGTTAGCAGTCTTGCCGAGCCCCTTGCCAAGCGCACCAGGAGCGTAGACAACCGCCGGCACCCTCTCCAAGACCAGCAGCCCTTGAACCACGCACACCAAGACCAGGTATAAAACGCGGGGTAGCTAGCAACCCCGACACTAATCCAGAGTAGGATGAGACACCATGCTATAACCACACTGCCGTGCACACGCTAGTGATTAGCGTATAGCGCGTCCATTATTCTCGCGGATGTGGGCTCGGCCCCGGGCTATGAAGAACGTTGCCGGAGCTGAAACGTGATGTACTCTGGGGTGGCCCGGAGCCCGGGGCCCTCCAGAAAACCACACCCAACACCAACAGCCACGCATCTAAAGAGCCAAACGCGTCCCTCCACAGCCCTCGCACCACAACACCAACAAGACCTTGGGACATGCGAGGGCCACAAGCAGCACAGAGTATACCGCATAGCAGCCGAACGCGGCAAAACGGCTAGCATCTACTCTTCCCTAGCCGCGCCCCTACACTCATACCCCATGTACCACGCTACAAGCCTCCTTATCAACTGTGAGACGCTCACCCCCATACGCTCTGCATGAGACCTAAACACCTGGTAGGAGTCTCGAGAGGCACGCAACGTGACGGTCTTAGGCCTGGAGCCTCTAGCGCAGCGCAACGGGTCATCTGGAAGCTCTTCCGGCTTAACATCACCCGATTCGAGCGCGGAAGCAAGCTGATCAAGCATGCTCTGCTTCACGCTGCTTCCAAGCCCTCGCAGCGACTCTGCAAGATCCGGCGGAAGCATAACAACTATGTTGAGCTTGTCTACACGCCTCAAGGGGCACGCCCCCGGCCTAACAACCCAGTGTATAGAGCGGCGAGACGCCGCTGCTAGAAACCATAGGGCCTAGAAGGGCGCCACGTGTCGAAGGGAGTTCGAAAGAGGTGGAGGTGTGGAGGGGTAGAGTGTGACGCCCGGGCGCTTACTTCGCCCAATAAATGCCCTCGGCTATCTCCTCGGCGCCCTCGGGCGGCTCGCCAACCACTATCCTGGTCTTGTGGAGAGCCTCTAGCTCCTCCCTGAAGAGGTTGTACCTCTCGTCCTTGACGTGTATAGCGCCAGGCAGCTCCTGGGATAGCCTAAGGCCTAGTTTCTTCTTGAGGCCCCATATCGTGCTATCCAGCTTCATTACTAGCTCGAAGTCCTCGGGTTTCATGCTTGTCTCGATCGGCTCCGGGAACTTCTGCTTGTGCACGCTCTCACCGTAGAGCCTCCTGTAGAGCGCGTCCGTGACGAACGGCATTATCGGTGCGAGCATCCGGAGCACAGCGTCCAGCGCCGTGTGAAGCGTGTACCACGCCCCCGCCTGTTCCTCCCTACTCCACTTGCCATCCCTGTTGTACGCGCGAGACTTCACGACTTCGATGTAGTGATCGGCGAACACGTGCCAGGTGAACTCGTATATCGCGTGTATCGGGTCGTGGAAGTCTAGCTCCCCGCCCATCACCTCGTCCACCCTACGTATCGTCTCTGAGAGCTTGGCGAGTAGCGCCTCGTCGAGAGGCCTTAGCTTGTAGTTGATGCCCTCTCTCCTCGGGTCGGGGAACTGCGAGATGAACCTCGCAATGTTCCATAGCTTGGTTGCGAAGCGCCTGCCAGTCTCCAACACCTGCTCGGAGAACCGGTAGTCGTCGCCCAGCTTGGCTGCAGCAGCAGCCCAGAAGCGGAAGGCATCCGCGCCATACTTCGCTATGACCGGCTCCGGGTCTATGACGTTCCCGAGGCTCTTGTGCATCGGCCTGCCTCTCGGGTCCAGCCCCATGCCACTGACGCGCACCCTCTCGAAGGCAGGCTTACCGAGCAACTGATAGACCCTGAGAACCGTGAAGTACAGCCACGTGCGTATGATGTCAACACCCTGCGGCCTTATCGTGGAGGGTACCTCGCCCTTCCACACAGTCTCGAAGAGCTCCGGGCGCCTCATGTACCCCGAGGCGTATAGCACCGAGATGCTACTGTCGAACCACGTGTCGAAGACCCTCGTCTCTCCCTCGAGCTCCTCGCGAGGCGCGCCACACTTGGGGCACTTGTCCCACGGTGGCTCCTCGAGCCACGGGCGGTAGTAGCGACCGGGCTCCGGGACGAGCTTGGCGCCACACTTCCTGCACGTCCAGAGTGGTATCTCAGTGCCATAGAACCTGGTTCTGGATATCGGCCAGTCGATGCGCAGACTATCAATCCACTCTATGAGCCTCTTCCGGTGCTTCTCGGGATGGAACTTCATCCTCTCAACAATCTTCTTGAGCTCCTCGCGGAACTCCAGCTGCTTTAGGAACAGCTCCTTCACATGAATGATCTCGACCGGGGTCTTACAACGCCAGCAGACGGGCACGCTGTGTGTTATCCTCTGCTTCTTCACTAGCAGCCCCTTCTCCTCAAGCAGCCTGGCCATCTCCTCGCGAGCCTTCCTCACCGGCAGGCCTGCAAGAGGCCCTGCCATCTCGTTGAGCGTGCCATCGGGCTTCACGAGGAGCCTGGGCTTGAGCCCCAGGTCGCGGATTATCTCGACGTCCCTCCAGTCGCCATACGTAGAGACCATCATTATGCCAGTACCATACTTCGGGTCGACGTACTTGTGGGTGAGGATGGGCACCTCGTACCCATACACCGGGACTATCGCGTGCTTACCTAGCAGGTGCTTGTACCTCTCATCCTCCGGGTTGAAGACCACGGCGACAGTAGCGCCGATGAGCTCGGGCCTCGTCGTCGCTATGACTATCTCCTCGCCGGTCTCCTTCACCTTCCACCTCACATAGTAGAGGTAACCCTCCTCGTCACGGTGCTCTATCTCGGCCTCGCTGAGGCTAGTCCTGCAGCGCGGGCACCACTCGACCGGGTGCTCCGCCTCGTAGACGAGCCCGCGCCTCCACAGCTCTATGAAGGTGGCCTGGGTGAGCCTCCGGTACTCTGGCGAGTCCGTCCCACTCCTCCAGTACTCGAAGCTACACCCCAGCCT
The Pyrolobus fumarii 1A DNA segment above includes these coding regions:
- a CDS encoding DUF1611 domain-containing protein, with product MPAVVYAPGALGKGLGKTANDLVIYKGGERFEIVAVVDPENAGRDAGEVVGVGPRGIPVVASLEDALRYKPRAFIIGAATVGGYIPPGWKRDIIRALEEGLDVYNGLHHFLSEDPEAVEAAKKSGARIVDVRKPDKSLFRIWDGSVLKTRAKRVLVAGTDCEAGKNIATMELYLELKRRGVKACMVGTGQTMLLLGARGAVIDAIPSDFIAGVVEKFVVEADGDGCEVIVVEGQAAILHPAYGHVSLGILRGVSPTHIVLAHVPGRRVRAAFEHLGLPMPEPEEELEMLMRLNPYPSARLAGLALNTSEHYRGKADEVAKFYEERFSAPAVDPLIHGMGKVAERIISEGF
- a CDS encoding mandelate racemase/muconate lactonizing enzyme family protein: MQALPRVSSVEVFTLEVRVRGVFRIALGAETRVETLYVKVTLDDGSVGWGEGAPAPRITGEYPRAALEAARIASQHLPGIRLPEELSDALELLSRLLPRSPAARAALESALLDAYSRSIGAPLCALLGGCRSEPLRTSFTISLDEPEVMASKAAEAVEKGFRRLKLKLGGPPSLDIARVEAVRKAVGDDAEIMVDANQAWSLAAANKVIPRLESLGVMLVEQPLPAWDLRGLAELSRRSPIPIAVDESVMDMHDLAELVGLGFRGVVNVKVSRVGGPLRAARILQASVDMGLEAMVGCMLETSLGISHAVHAVSTVKPSFVDLDAPLLLERDPAACKVYDGVMVAPPRGPGVGCEPRLSV
- a CDS encoding TldD/PmbA family protein, with protein sequence MSLNGVTEIAEKLMVEAEKLQGVILADVRVEHNDLLYIRLRDGTVDTISPGVDRGASVRVFVDGGYGFAYTTRLDLESLRKALHEAYSMARAMAASPKRMNVRPYLLDALEAEHVWPVSRDPRDVSIEEKVKDLMELDRTLTNLLKSIKSRDIIYRELTSVKIYVSTEGRKIREEKNITYLGVVATAREGDVMAEAIERVGTTRGYALWSKKSIEDIAKTVASRLEKQLRAKTPKAGNYPVVIAPEVLGVFVHEAFGHLTEADLTLAGSVVKGKLGQKVASEHVSIVDDPTLDDGFGTFKFDDEGVSAARAVLVEKGILKQLMVDRVYASILGTDPTGNARAESFRVPPLIRMRNTVMLPGDHSVEELFEGIKFGYYLVSHLGGQANTDGNFQVGVQEAYEIVNGEIGEPVRGLSISGNTLETLMNIDAVGKDFELHYGMCGKVQMVYVSDGGPHVRVKSVAVGGRAI
- a CDS encoding valine--tRNA ligase translates to MYEFKPRITEKRWDPSLEEELIKRWEEEGLYRFDWKPGDPRPVVVIDTPPPYPSGKWHVGGAAHYAQIDMMARYLRMKGYAVLVPWYADRNGLPVEVAVEKKYGIVAHEVAKTKEGRLKFLEMCKRELDRVEEELVRIWKRLGCSFEYWRSGTDSPEYRRLTQATFIELWRRGLVYEAEHPVEWCPRCRTSLSEAEIEHRDEEGYLYYVRWKVKETGEEIVIATTRPELIGATVAVVFNPEDERYKHLLGKHAIVPVYGYEVPILTHKYVDPKYGTGIMMVSTYGDWRDVEIIRDLGLKPRLLVKPDGTLNEMAGPLAGLPVRKAREEMARLLEEKGLLVKKQRITHSVPVCWRCKTPVEIIHVKELFLKQLEFREELKKIVERMKFHPEKHRKRLIEWIDSLRIDWPISRTRFYGTEIPLWTCRKCGAKLVPEPGRYYRPWLEEPPWDKCPKCGAPREELEGETRVFDTWFDSSISVLYASGYMRRPELFETVWKGEVPSTIRPQGVDIIRTWLYFTVLRVYQLLGKPAFERVRVSGMGLDPRGRPMHKSLGNVIDPEPVIAKYGADAFRFWAAAAAKLGDDYRFSEQVLETGRRFATKLWNIARFISQFPDPRREGINYKLRPLDEALLAKLSETIRRVDEVMGGELDFHDPIHAIYEFTWHVFADHYIEVVKSRAYNRDGKWSREEQAGAWYTLHTALDAVLRMLAPIMPFVTDALYRRLYGESVHKQKFPEPIETSMKPEDFELVMKLDSTIWGLKKKLGLRLSQELPGAIHVKDERYNLFREELEALHKTRIVVGEPPEGAEEIAEGIYWAK